The following proteins come from a genomic window of Solea solea chromosome 3, fSolSol10.1, whole genome shotgun sequence:
- the LOC131456320 gene encoding F-box only protein 41-like, giving the protein MSSSLSSSPSSSELPYFCPRCGDKLRFPSVPDLRAHLVSRHTYETLLLLSQARVRSSRPDVLLPLLGSAASHTQSSSLGMDATGAPLLLTCLDLTSSSASVRLLREMFSSSDHVPSSSAGPEEPSGALESFRRRDVGVLDFGLSVGIGLEERLGLGLDRMIARTFAEVEERVHLRVGRLRAELQRREAELGRQRSEGERLKSEKQEVEKRAKYLSRQVSAAVELTERLKNELQEKEKELNERQQEMEDVESFLTAMAKKEVEAKSRLQVFIESLLERADRAERQLLQLTRRNPYDKTYAYTDSYAAREEYLPVHGRGGRSLDGSASDVGTDRTSSNRRSFSVSGSLRERDRLYDHHHYGSLTGHMRTLSLGSGGWSSEGALVHLHPPHCPAAWTQRDGGGGGDDRRERLWVGQEGWGRTWSSNNRRHYSTEEEEEEEEEEAEAWSSSEMKRLVFTRTQTPGSDILSSLCSTPSCCHGERRLGADTLRLRAGLFCVLPYLDVRSLLRAAEVCSDWRFVARHPAVWTRLQLENARVSPEFLTTLSQWCTQTQSVILNNLKPRGRRVDETREDYHRNTRGSVEPGVEALLRSAGGSLLHLSVSQCPHILTDRTLWLASCYSRNLRTLTYRSSSHPLGQEVLWALGAGCRSISGLQVAPAHPSQQPTRFGNRCLQTIGRCWPHLRSLSVGGAGCGTQGLVSVVRTCAHLQVLELERITNLSLQVATELCEAGLKSLQTLILTHTPVSGQAILHFHSVCANIRSIRVEVSVSDYFEEPDAPEARRLFGEILSTLKVLQMHPGLCDVLQVKAEGFC; this is encoded by the exons ATgtcctcctccttgtcctcctcccCGTCCTCCTCGGAGCTGCCCTACTTTTGTCCCCGCTGCGGCGACAAGCTCCGCTTTCCGTCTGTGCCCGACCTCCGGGCTCACCTGGTCAGCCGACACACTTACGAGACCCTGCTGTTGCTGTCGCAg GCGCGGGTCAGAAGCTCCAGACCAGATGTTCTCCTCCCACTCCTCGGCTCCGCTGCGTCCCACACACAGAGCTCCTCTCTGGGCATGGACGCTACTGGCGCCCCCCTGCTGCTGACCTGCCTGGATCTCACCTCGTCATCTGCCTCCGTCCGGCTGCTCAGGGAAATGTTTAGCTCCTCAGATCACGttccctcctcctcagcagGTCCAGAGGAACCGTCCGGCGCTCTGGAGTCTTTCCGTCGCAGAGACGTCGGCGTCCTGGACTTCGGTCTGTCAGTGGGGATCGGGCTGGAGGAGCGACTCGGACTGGGCCTGGACCGGATGATCGCCCGCACGTTTGCCGAGGTGGAGGAGAGGGTGCATCTGCGCGTGGGCCGACTGAGGGCGGAGCTGCAGAGGAGGGAGGCGGAGCTGGGGCGGCAGCGGTCGGAAGGGGAGCGGCTGAAGAgtgagaaacaggaagtggagaagAGGGCAAAGTACCTGTCCAGACAG GTCTCTGCTGCCGTGGAGCTGACGGAGCGCTTGAAGAACGAGCTGCAGGAaaaagagaaggagctgaacGAACGACAACA GGAAATGGAGGACGTGGAAAGTTTTCTGACAGCGATGGCGAAGAAAGAAGTGGAGGCTAAGAGCAGACTGCAG gtgtTTATTGAGTCGTTGCTGGAACGAGCCGATCGAGCGGAGCGACAGTTACTGCAGCTCACGCGGCGAAACCCCTACGACAAAACGTACGCGTACACCGACTCGTACGCGGCGAGGGAGGAATATTTACCTGTACACGGTCGAGGAGGACGCAGTCTGGACGGCAGCGCGAGCGACGTCGGTACAGACAGAACGAGCAGCAACCGG AGGAGCTTCAGTGTTTCAGGCTccctcagagagagagatcgTCTGTACGACCATCATCACTACGG GAGTCTCACAGGACACATGCGGACTCTGTCTCTTGGCTCTGGAGGCTGGAGCAGCGAGGGAGCGCTGGTCCATCTTCACCCTCCTCACTGTCCCGCAGCCTGGACtcagagagatggaggaggaggaggagacgacagaagagagagattATG GGTCGGGCAGGAGGGCTGGGGTCGAACGTGGAGTAGCAACAATCGCCGTCACTACagcactgaagaagaagaagaagaggaggaggaggaggcggaggccTGGAGCAGCTCTGAGATGAAGAGGCTCGTCTTCACCAGGACACAAACACCAGGATCAG acatcctctcctccctctgctccacTCCCTCCTGTTGTCATGGCGAGAGGCGGCTGGGGGCGGACACCTTGAGGCTGAGGGCGGGGCTCTTCTGCGTCCTCCCGTATCTGGACGTGCGCTCACTGCTGCGGGCCGCGGAGGTGTGCTCTGATTGGCGCTTCGTTGCCAGGCACCCGGCGGTCTGGACACGCCTCCAGCTGGAAAACGCCCGTGTGTCGCCCGAG tTCCTGACCACACTGTCTCAGTGGTGTACACAAACTCAGTCTGTGATTCTGAACAACCTGAAGCCACGAGGTCGACGAGTCGATGAGACGCGAGAGGACTATCACAGGAACACGag AGGCAGCGTGGAGCCGGGTGTGGAGGCGCTGCTGCGGTCAGCAGGGGGCAGTCTGCTCCACCTGTCCGTCTCTCAGTGTCCTCACATCCTCACTGACAGGACGCTGTGGTTAGCGAGCTGCTACAGCAGGAACCTGCGGACGCTGACGTACAG GAGCTCTTCACATCCTCTCGGTCAGGAGGTTCTCTGGGCTCTCGGTGCCGGCTGCAGGAGCATCAGCGGCCTACAGGTGGCGCCCGCTCATCCCAG CCAACAACCGACGCGATTTGGAAACCGCTGCTTGCAGACGATTGGTCGATGCTGGCCACACCTCCGCTCGCTCAGTGTGGGTGGGGCCGGCTGTGGGACTCAGGGATTGGTTTCCgttg ttcgcACCTGTGCTCACCTGCAGGTGTTGGAGCTGGAGCGCATTACCAACCTCAGCCTGCAGGTGGCGACCGAGCTGTGCGAGGCCGGACTGAAGAGTCTGCAGACGCTGATCCTGACGCACACGCCTGTGAGCGGACAGGCCATCCTGCATTTCCACA gtgtgtgcgCTAATATCAGGTCTATCAGGGTCGAGGTCTCGGTGTCAGATTACTTTGAGGAGCCAGACGCTCCTGAAGCTCGACGACTGTTTGGGGAAATTCTCAGTACGTTAAAG GTTCTCCAGATGCATCCAGGACTGTGTGATGTCCTGCAGGTTAAAGCTGAAGGATTCTGCTga